The Syntrophales bacterium genome has a window encoding:
- a CDS encoding sigma-54 dependent transcriptional regulator, translating to MQCVSNADNEGVRPHNPVGHIKKITLAARNILLESQLRKKYRFENIIGSSEAMIRVYRVIEQIKDAKTTVLLRGETGTGKELVARAIHFNSVRAAQPFIPVNCAALTENLAGSELFGHAKGSFTGAIRDKRGIFETAEGGTIFLDEIGDMGPGLQQVFLRVLESGEIQPVGSTERKKVAVRIVAATNRNLEQMVKEDKFREDLYYRVKVMEIHLPPLRERREDIGIIARHFLKKYAEENGKRIDAISAEVLDMLETYAWPGNVRELENVIERAVLLTDVREISPANLPPQFHDSLPLDPCNRISDHSLEQIGRTHIIEVLRSTDGNRAKASSILGINRTTLWRMMQRLKIEEEDLLKH from the coding sequence ATGCAATGTGTCTCCAATGCGGACAATGAGGGCGTAAGACCACATAATCCGGTTGGCCACATAAAGAAGATAACACTCGCTGCCAGAAACATCCTCCTGGAGAGCCAGCTCCGGAAGAAGTACCGGTTCGAAAACATCATTGGCAGCAGTGAGGCCATGATCCGGGTGTATCGGGTCATCGAACAGATCAAGGATGCCAAGACAACGGTATTGCTTCGCGGTGAGACCGGGACCGGCAAGGAACTGGTTGCCCGCGCGATTCACTTCAACAGCGTCCGCGCCGCCCAGCCCTTCATTCCCGTGAACTGCGCCGCCCTCACCGAGAATCTCGCCGGAAGCGAGCTCTTCGGCCACGCGAAGGGTTCGTTCACAGGGGCGATTCGGGACAAGCGGGGCATCTTTGAGACGGCAGAAGGCGGCACGATCTTTCTCGACGAAATCGGCGATATGGGACCAGGGTTGCAGCAGGTTTTTCTAAGAGTGCTGGAAAGTGGGGAAATTCAACCGGTAGGCTCCACGGAAAGGAAAAAGGTGGCGGTCCGGATTGTCGCCGCCACCAACCGGAATCTCGAACAGATGGTGAAGGAAGATAAATTTCGGGAAGATCTCTATTATCGGGTCAAAGTGATGGAGATCCATCTGCCGCCTCTCCGTGAACGCAGAGAAGACATCGGGATTATCGCCCGACATTTCCTGAAGAAATATGCAGAAGAAAACGGCAAAAGGATCGACGCCATTTCCGCAGAAGTCCTGGATATGCTCGAAACCTACGCCTGGCCGGGAAACGTGCGGGAACTCGAAAACGTGATCGAGCGGGCAGTCCTTCTCACGGATGTCCGCGAAATATCCCCCGCAAACCTGCCGCCGCAATTTCATGATTCCCTCCCGCTTGATCCCTGCAACCGTATATCCGACCATTCCTTGGAACAGATCGGCAGGACTCATATCATTGAAGTGCTTCGATCCACCGACGGAAATCGGGCAAAGGCCTCTTCAATTCTCGGCATCAACCGAACAACGCTGTGGCGCATGATGCAAAGACTCAAGATCGAAGAAGAAGACCTTCTCAAGCATTAG
- a CDS encoding HEAT repeat domain-containing protein: MENNTFGNLKDWGPVLERMEKLAKTGKLGDCQSELIRVLRYDDNWRLREAAIEYLADIRNPSPELIDEVYAIMMREDLYYDVRILAADALGKVLGHCTKKGKFGEAAVNRNASKVIHGMKRLLEDPQPPILHKAVRMSLEQIKG, from the coding sequence ATGGAGAACAATACATTTGGAAATCTGAAAGACTGGGGTCCTGTACTCGAACGTATGGAGAAACTGGCGAAAACTGGAAAGCTGGGGGACTGCCAAAGCGAACTGATACGGGTTCTCCGCTACGATGACAACTGGCGGCTGCGGGAAGCGGCGATTGAATACCTGGCAGACATCAGGAATCCATCGCCGGAACTCATCGATGAGGTGTACGCCATCATGATGCGTGAGGACCTCTACTACGATGTGCGGATTCTCGCCGCCGATGCGCTGGGCAAGGTTTTGGGCCATTGCACAAAGAAGGGCAAGTTCGGAGAAGCAGCCGTAAATCGAAACGCTAGCAAAGTCATCCACGGCATGAAACGGCTGCTGGAAGATCCCCAGCCGCCGATTCTTCACAAGGCTGTTCGAATGTCACTCGAACAGATCAAGGGTTAG